The genomic interval GCCGTTTACGTTTCATCTGGAAATACATGAAGGCTTCCGCTGGTCACGTGACGGTTAGACTACAACTTGTTTGTGATGTGGCCGTCTAGTCAGGCGTCTGAGAGGGGACCGAGGACGGCAACCGCCTCGATTTCCACCAGCCCCCCCTAcaaagaaaaagataaagaaagaaCATGAGGACATGAGAGAGGCATTGTGGGTCACAGGCGATGCTTTGCAATGTTCATGAACCAATATTGATGCCGAAATGTGTGCGTAGCTTATAATTTTCATTAAAAGGAGAGTTTTTGAGCTTTGTCTTATTTGGCTTAAGATGTGTCCAAGCATTGTGAGTTAGTGTTAGCATGCAGACATTCATTAGTTAGCACTTAACACTGTACAACTGAGCTGATGGTGACGTACCAATAGACAGACCTGATTAAAACTATTAAAAGTCAGGGGGTTACTCAATTTATGACAATTCATCCCACGGGGAAAATGAATATCAGGTTTCATAGTGATCCATGAAATAGCGGCCTATattattcaatttcaatttcccACTCTGCTCATAGGGAAAAAAGCTGCACAGGAATGATGGAAAAGAGATGGCACAGATAAATGGGCATGCATCTAGTTACCATGACTCTCCACAACACCGAGCGTATTGATGTCCACGATGTGTAAAACACGGCTCTATGTCGGTGTACACGGGCTGATTGTACTTACTCGGGGAAGAGCAGCAACTTGGTAGGCAGCTCTGGCTGGGAACTTACTgctgaaaactgaaaacatttGTATTATAACTAGTTTTAAAACCAGCAGGCAAATCTATAACTCCACATTGAAAGGGATTATTCAATTTATGggtaaaacattcaaattatGCATGCAAGTGGATACAATTTTTTTCCATATATaaagtatttgtatttatattaaagTATTTGTAAGACAAATCACAGGTCTCAATAGATTAAAATCTCAAAATGCATTATCGAGTAATCGCATTTTTCAGACACAGCCAAAACCTGGGggaatttaaaatgactttgTATCACGCGTCTCCTCTCTTCCGGATCAGGGAAAGTTCCCTCGGCTGTGGTTTTAGCGGCAAATCAGAAGAGGGAGGTCGAACAACTCGGAGACTTTACCCCGAGGGTCAATGGCCCTCCCGGCAAAGAACTGCCCGGGGGGCTCGAGTGACACCGCTGTGCCTGCGCGGCGGTGTCCGTTTACAACTCACTGGGCAACGCGGCTTGAATTACACCCGTCTGTTGTGATCCAGGAGGAAATGCCCTGACTGAGCGGCCCGAGGGAGGAGGCCGCACTCATTCAGCAGACGAAGCGCTAAGCGAGCTCGTCCGTCAAGCGTCTGCTTCGCCCGTCATCTTCTGAGCGATGTCGGTGAAACATAAGACGCCGCGTGTATGCGTCGTAGAGCGTGCAGCGGGAATAGTGACGGACTTTCACagcattgttttttaatttgacataaGGTGGAACACTATTTATACATGCTCATGTTGCACAACGCAATGCACACAATTTGATGTGGGCACCTTAGAAAATTGGCAAACAGCCTGACATCTCGCCATTGGTGTAGATTACAGTGAAGGTCTACCAGTTATTCTGGCTGCATGCACAGGAAGATGTAGCACGTCCATCAATAAAGACAATTTGCGACTATTTAGATGAGTTTAAATTTCTCACACCAAGCAAAATAGACATTCAGACTAGAGGATCCTGTGCAGGCTGCACGCCTGCTCACATGCCGCCTTGAATTCACTTCCATTCCCTTATAAAGCAGCCTCCTCAAGGACAACCCCTCTTTCACAAGAACGCACTTTACAGAGATGAAATTGGGATAAGCAGGAACAAGCCAGTGCCCTATTTGATCATATCAAGCGAAAATCAGCCCCACGGTAAACAATGACTCATGTGCAAGTGGCTGTGACCGCACCACAGCAGCGATGGAATAAAAATAGGCTGCTTTTATAGGGGACAGATGTAACCTCCGCGCCGACAATGTCAGTTCAAGGCTGCTCCTGTGTGGTGGCTCTTAGATATTTGAATATTAAGAATTATTATCAATTTCACTTTCTACTTTCTAGCATGAAATTTCAAGCACAAAAGGAGTATTTCCTCACATGTTTTGTAGACGTCATTGACGCCGTTGAAGTCGTTGATGTCAGCGAGCAGAACAGTCGTCTTCACCACTGAAACCACCAAGAGTTGGACAGTTTGTTATGTTTGAACATCCAAATcatgtgaaaacaaatgagCTGCAGCCGAGTCGCTGAACAGCCTGACATCTCACCGTTGGTGTAGTCACAGCCAGCAGCTTTCAGGATCTCCCCCATATTGACCAGAGCCTGAGGGATAACAGACCTTCCTTTATATGTGGTTCAGATTGAATAGCATTCAGGTGAGACCTGGGAAACAACCCAATGTGGTGTTTTAATAAGTAGCCCGACTTCTTATACATCTCAACGGCAGCGTTTATTTAAGTAACCTTGCTTATCTTTCAGTTACTTATATTGTTTCTTCCTTGGGGAAGAATGTCAGCTTGATATAATCTGTCCCGCCTCACCTGTTTGGCCTGAGCCTTCACCCCACCATCTACCAGCTGACCTGAGGCCACATCCATCCCCAGCTGACCCGAGATGTACATCGTTCTGTCCACAACCACAGATTGGCTGaagatgagacacacacagatatatagTCAAAacgaaatacattttttaaggaATGCTATGGGTTAAATAATTTCATTTTGCGTTTCATTGTACGTTCCCACTGTTGTgatcgtatatatatatatatatatatatatataatatatatatagtacagtCACTTTATAtctaatttccttttttatgaATGGACAGCATTTAAATGAGTGGCGATATAGAAATGGAGATAAtagaaaatgcacacaaaaaaaaaccttctgaaGAAGCCATTTCTGAAACAAAACTGTATCTGCACATTAAACACCCATATTTAATAGACCACACAGCCAAATCATTTTTAGACGATAGAATTCACCATCAGACAAGTGACCTTGAATCGTAGAATTCACGTTCCGTGTGACGTAACCCCGCCCACTGGCAGCCCATTGGCCAAAGGAGGAACACTCCTCACATTGTGCACATAGAATTAAACGACAAATAAAtagcacacacactgaactgaTGTATTTTTGCCAAACGACGTCTGATTATTTTGGTTGTAATCGGGTAACGATCATTTTAACCACCAAcagttttttttgcatttccgtAGAAATAGAGAAACGTTAAATCCAGATGTGGCGTTTCAGATGAGATTACTCCTCACCTGTATACTCCCTGTCTGACAGGGGCTTTTGAAGTGTAAGGGATTTGTCGACGAATAGACGCCATTTCAAGCCAGCGGTCTGCCTCTGTACTCCGCAGCGATTCTTTCTGCTCTGCGAAAACTTCCTCTTGGACACTTTTTACTTTAACTGGGGGACGTCAAGTCATGCAGGTGAGTTCATTGCCCACCGGAAGGTCCCGCCCCCTGAACAAACTACTGCAATGACCCTCCGAAACGCTCAATGCGCCCCACGTGTCGCTAATTTAAAGATACGCGTAATTCAGTTATTTTGGGGGGGTCGGTTAAAGTCACCTGTAAGGCCCGATGGCAGCCGGCGCGGAGGCGGTGTTGATGATCTTTCTGATGAGTACCGACATGTTTTGCTCACCGCAGACTGGCCCGGAATGGTGGGAGTCCGCTGGGCAACAGCCTGGAGACAAAGTAGGAACAGTTGTCGTAAAGTCTACCGTAATGTCTCCCCAAAAGTTCCTTTTTTGggagaaagctttaaaaaaacacagtggcGCGCGTGTTAGAAGCGTTACGGTACGACGGGCGCTCATTTGTGGTGTTTCTGCTTCCAAAGTCCGTCTCAGCGGTTCATGTCTCCCTTTTCATAATCTTAAGATAAGAGATAAGATGAAAGGATTCCACCGCAGGCACGGTTAACTACAagtgatttttattattttgtgcaCCTGGTCAAAATGAAGTGTTATAAAGAAAAGGTAATACATTAGGTAATTCAAACATTAATGCTTGCATTGCTCTCATCACTTTTTGGGTGGAAAtaagagagaaataaatgaaaacaaaatcataTAGCTATATATCAAAGCGTGATTTCAGATAACTACACATATGTCAGATTCTCCACAATGTCATATTTCAGAAGGGCTTTTTTCAATTGTACAGACAAAGTAGTTTAAGCTAGAAATCCAGCTTCCATTTGAACATTGCTCTCACGTGTGTAACGGTATTGCACTTACATTGCATACACAACTTTAAACATGCATAAAGTAAGCCACATGTATTCGACAAAGGGCAgcaatggaaagaaaaacacttttaaacctatttaataaataaatcgtGAACGCTTGTGTGCAAGTTGCCGATGGACTCCAGACTTCATTTTGTCTCCATCAGATACATACGATAGTGTAACAGGTCAAAATGTTGATTGATATGCAGGAAGTCTGTGCTGAACCACCAAGACTGCTTAACAACAAGGGTAAGTAACAGAAACCTCTAGATATATTGTACACGTATTCAAAGCAGAAATTCATTCACCGGAATCAGAATGTGTGGAATCAAATTGTAGAAACTAAACAACCAAGAGGCCAGCATGCTTCTCAACAAGAACCATGAACCATTAAACATCCAAAATAGTGAAATGAAGTCCATCTGACATTGTTTATTTGGAGGTCAACAATATGAGTGAGCTGAGAATCTGATATACGCCCATATCTGTTCTTTGACGGATAAGCACGCCATTAACGACAAGATTGTTGATTTTCCCTTCATTtggtcaggaaaaaaaaaaaagttgatcgCTGAAATGTTTGGAGTTGAATAGTTTGCAACGAGACAAATGAGCTTGAACAGTAACGATATCTCCATTGCTTCATTAATAACACCCAAAAGTCAGCAATGCAATATCATAACTcatgaaacacagaaataaactgCAGGGAAATTTgatgagaaaaatacatttagagaAACGTGTCTGCAGCTTCCGCTTTCCTAAAATATACAGAATCCTTAAGACGCTTCAGTCTTTCACCATGACCCAGTGAGTCCCTCTTTGACCACAACCATAAACAGTCCATCGGCTACTTGTTTCGCCTCACTTATGTGATGGCTCCACATATAACGACAACATATTTTAGAAAGTGAATTAATCCAAAGTGCTaaacaattaaagaaaacaattttggAATAATTATACATGGTTTTTATAAGactcctctaaaaaaaaaatcatgcaaTGTATCGGAATGTGAATCTTTTTTAACTAAAATTAATGAAGTGGATCCTCTTGTCAAGTAAAAGCTCGAAGTTCACAAGGACTATCAAATATGTGATACGGGTGTGTAATGAGGCACCGAGGTGCACGGAGTCCATTTATAGATGTTTAAGAGAAGCaaaaaacatgattaaataaATGATGGTTAACGCTAATAAAACAAGTTCTTCTCCACCATGAAGACATGCATGATCCTTTCTTTACCACCAACATGGTTTTCCGTCACCTATCTCCATCCTTGCAGCTTTCCACATTCCACTTCGGACTCATCTCCAAGAGAGGAAATGGATTTACACACCTGAccaggttttatttaatttaaggcATTCTCTACTATCAAAATCATCTTGATTGTCTTTGGTCATGGACAAGCCTCCACGGCTTTTTGTTGCGGGTATTTCCAAACTAGGCCGTATATTA from Gasterosteus aculeatus chromosome 10, fGasAcu3.hap1.1, whole genome shotgun sequence carries:
- the rida gene encoding 2-iminobutanoate/2-iminopropanoate deaminase isoform X2; amino-acid sequence: MASIRRQIPYTSKAPVRQGVYSQSVVVDRTMYISGQLGMDVASGQLVDGGVKAQAKQALVNMGEILKAAGCDYTNVVKTTVLLADINDFNGVNDVYKTFFSSKFPARAAYQVAALPRGGLVEIEAVAVLGPLSDA
- the rida gene encoding 2-iminobutanoate/2-iminopropanoate deaminase isoform X1, which produces MSARRTVTLLTRAPLCFFKAFSQKRNFWGDITVDFTTTVPTLSPGCCPADSHHSGPVCGEQNMSVLIRKIINTASAPAAIGPYSQSVVVDRTMYISGQLGMDVASGQLVDGGVKAQAKQALVNMGEILKAAGCDYTNVVKTTVLLADINDFNGVNDVYKTFFSSKFPARAAYQVAALPRGGLVEIEAVAVLGPLSDA